A stretch of the Musa acuminata AAA Group cultivar baxijiao chromosome BXJ2-7, Cavendish_Baxijiao_AAA, whole genome shotgun sequence genome encodes the following:
- the LOC135617586 gene encoding cellulose synthase A catalytic subunit 9 [UDP-forming]-like, whose protein sequence is MEASAGLVAGSHNRNELVLIRGHEEPKPLRALNGQVCEICGDEIGLTVDGDLFVACNECGFPVCRPCYEYERREGTQLCPQCKTRYKRLKGSPRVEGDEDEEDVDDIEHEFKIEEEQNKKQQQQQSNKHITEAMLYGKMSYGRGPDDDESNTPQFPPIITSSRSRPVSEEFQIASSHHHGDLSSSLHKRVHPYPVSEPGSARWDEKKDGGWKERMDEWKSKQGILGGDPDDADPDMALMDEARQPLSRKVAIASSKINPYRMVIVLRLVVLGFFLRYRILHPVHDAIGLWLTSIICEIWFAFSWILDQFPKWFPIDRETYLDRLSLRYEREGEPSMLSPVDIFVSTVDPLKEPPLVTANTVLSILAVDYPVDKVSCYVSDDGASMLTFESLSETAEFARKWVPFCKKFNIEPRAPEMYFSQKVDYLKDKVQPTFVKERRVMKREYEEFKVRINALVAKAMKVPTEGWIMQDGTPWPGNNTRDHPGMIQVFLGHSGGHDTEGNELPRLVYVSREKRPGFQHHKKAGAMNALIRVSAVLTNAPFMLNLDCDHYINNSKAVREAMCFLMDPQIGRRVCYVQFPQRFDGIDRNDRYANRNTVFFDINMKGLDGIQGPVYVGTGCVFRRQALYGYNPPKGPKRPKMVSCDCCPCFGRRKKLKYSKSGANEPAADAGLDEDKEVLLSQMNFEKRFGQSAAFVTSTLMEEGGVPPSSSPAALLKEAIHVISCGYEDKSEWGLEIGWIYGSITEDILTGFKMHCRGWRSIYCMPQRPAFKGSAPINLSDRLNQVLRWALGSVEIFFSRHSPVWYGYKNGHLKWLERFAYVNTTIYPFTSLPLLAYCTLPAICLLTDKFIMPTISTFASLFFISLFISIFATGILELRWSGVSIEEWWRNEQFWVIGGISAHLFAVIQGLLKVLAGIDTNFTVTSKATDDEEFGELYTFKWTTLLIPPTTVLIINIIGVVAGISDAINNGYQSWGPLFGKLFFSFWVIVHLYPFLKGLMGRQNRTPTIVVIWSVLLASIFSLLWVRIDPFIIKSKGPDTRQCGINC, encoded by the exons ATGGAGGCGAGCGCCGGACTGGTCGCCGGGTCTCACAACCGGAACGAGCTCGTGCTCATCCGTGGCCACGAAGAG CCGAAGCCATTGAGGGCGCTGAATGGCCAGGTATGTGAGATATGCGGCGATGAGATCGGGTTGACGGTGGACGGGGATCTATTTGTTGCGTGCAACGAGTGTGGGTTCCCAGTTTGCCGGCCGTGCTACGAGTATGAACGGCGAGAAGGGACTCAACTCTGCCCACAGTGCAAGACCCGCTACAAGCGACTGAAAG GGAGTCCGAGAGTGGAAGGAGATGAAGACGAAGAAGATGTTGATGACATAGAACACGAATTCAAAATTGAAGAAGAGCAAAACaagaaacagcagcagcagcagtcgaACAAGCACATCACGGAAGCGATGCTATATGGCAAAATGAGCTACGGCAGGGGACCCGACGACGACGAGAGTAATACTCCTCAATTCCCACCCATCATCACCAGCAGTCGCTCTCGTCCG GTGAGTGAGGAGTTTCAAATCGCTAGCAGTCATCACCATGGAGATCTCTCATCGTCACTGCACAAGCGTGTTCATCCTTACCCAGTTTCCGAGCCTG GGAGTGCAAGGTGGGATGAAAAGAAGGATGGTGGGTGGAAGGAACGCATGGACGAGTGGAAATCCAAGCAAGGCATCCTTGGAGGTGATCCAGATGATGCAGACCCTGACATGGCACT AATGGATGAAGCGAGGCAGCCATTGTCGAGGAAGGTGGCCATCGCTTCGAGCAAGATCAACCCTTACCGCATGGTGATCGTGCTTCGACTCGTCGTGCTGGGCTTCTTCCTCCGCTACCGGATCCTTCATCCGGTGCATGATGCCATTGGGCTCTGGCTGACATCAATCATATGTGAGATATGGTTTGCCTTCTCATGGATCCTGGATCAGTTCCCCAAATGGTTTCCCATCGACCGGGAGACCTATCTCGATCGCCTCTCTCTCAG GTACGAGAGGGAAGGCGAGCCTTCCATGCTATCTCCGGTGGACATCTTCGTGAGCACGGTGGACCCGTTGAAGGAGCCTCCGCTTGTCACCGCCAATACTGTGCTCTCCATCTTGGCCGTGGACTACCCGGTGGACAAGGTGTCTTGCTATGTGTCCGACGATGGCGCTTCGATGCTCACGTTCGAGTCCCTCTCAGAGACTGCTGAGTTCGCCAGGAAATGGGTTCCCTTCTGCAAGAAGTTCAACATCGAGCCTCGCGCTCCTGAGATGTACTTCTCGCAGAAAGTGGATTACCTCAAGGACAAAGTCCAGCCCACATTCGTTAAGGAGCGCCGTGTGATGAAG AGGGAGTATGAAGAGTTCAAAGTTAGGATCAATGCACTGGTAGCGAAAGCCATGAAAGTGCCCACCGAAGGCTGGATCATGCAAGACGGCACGCCATGGCCTGGCAACAACACGCGGGATCACCCAGGCATGATCCAAGTCTTCTTGGGCCACAGTGGAGGTCATGATACCGAGGGAAATGAGCTCCCTCGCCTCGTTTACGTCTCCCGTGAGAAGCGGCCGGGATTCCAGCATCACAAGAAGGCTGGTGCCATGAATGCTCTG ATTCGTGTTTCTGCAGTCCTCACAAATGCACCCTTCATGCTCAACCTGGACTGTGACCACTACATCAACAACAGCAAGGCCGTTCGAGAGGCCATGTGCTTCTTGATGGATCCTCAGATTGGAAGAAGAGTCTGCTACGTTCAATTCCCTCAGAGATTTGATGGCATCGACAGGAACGATCGATACGCAAACAGGAACACCGTCTTCTTCGAC ATCAACATGAAAGGTCTGGATGGCATCCAAGGACCAGTGTACGTGGGGACTGGATGTGTCTTTAGGCGGCAAGCTCTCTATGGCTACAACCCTCCCAAGGGCCCGAAGCGTCCGAAAATGGTGAGCTGTGACTGCTGCCCATGCTTCGGGCGTCGCAAGAAGCTGAAGTATTCCAAGAGCGGCGCAAACGAGCCTGCGGCAGATGCAG GGCTTGACGAGGACAAGGAGGTGTTGTTGTCACAGATGAACTTCGAGAAGAGATTCGGCCAATCCGCAGCCTTCGTCACATCAACGCTAATGGAGGAAGGCGGAGTTCCGCCCTCGTCGAGCCCGGCAGCTTTGCTCAAGGAAGCCATTCACGTCATCAGCTGTGGCTACGAAGACAAGTCCGAATGGGGTTTAGAG ATCGGGTGGATCTACGGGTCGATCACGGAGGACATCTTGACAGGATTCAAGATGCACTGCCGCGGCTGGCGGTCCATCTACTGCATGCCGCAGAGGCCAGCTTTCAAGGGGTCGGCCCCCATCAACCTCTCCGACCGGCTCAACCAGGTGCTACGGTGGGCGCTCGGCTCCGTGGAGATCTTCTTCAGTCGCCACAGCCCGGTGTGGTACGGTTACAAGAACGGCCACCTCAAGTGGCTCGAGCGCTTCGCGTACGTCAACACCACCATCTACCCCTTCACCTCGCTCCCGCTCTTGGCTTACTGCACCCTCCCCGCCATCTGCCTCCTCACCGACAAGTTCATCATGCCCACG ATTAGTACGTTCGCCAGCCTCTTCTTCATATCGCTCTTCATCTCCATCTTCGCGACCGGCATCCTTGAGCTAAGGTGGAGCGGAGTCAGCATCGAGGAATGGTGGAGGAACGAGCAGTTCTGGGTCATCGGTGGCATCTCAGCTCATCTCTTCGCTGTGATCCAAGGGCTGCTGAAAGTCCTCGCCGGGATAGACACAAACTTCACCGTCACCTCCAAGGCCACGGATGACGAGGAGTTCGGGGAGCTCTACACCTTCAAGTGGACAACTCTGCTCATCCCCCCCACCACCGTCCTGATCATAAACATCATAGGTGTCGTCGCGGGGATCTCCGACGCCATCAACAACGGATACCAGTCATGGGGGCCACTGTTCGGCAAGCTCTTCTTCTCGTTTTGGGTGATCGTCCATCTCTATCCCTTCCTCAAAGGGCTGATGGGGCGGCAGAACCGGACGCCGACCATCGTCGTCATTTGGTCGGTGCTGTTGGCTTCCATCTTCTCGTTGCTGTGGGTGAGGATCGACCCGTTCATCATCAAATCCAAAGGCCCAGATACCAGGCAATGTGGAATCAACTGCTGA
- the LOC135617585 gene encoding leucine aminopeptidase 2, chloroplastic-like encodes MGHSAVAATAALATLGLTKPADIEIPQITFTVKEMDFSEWKGDLLAVAVSEKDTKKDSDSKFQNVFLKRLDDKIGGLLAEAVTEEDFTGKAGQSTFLRLPGLGFKRLGLVGLGSSSSTAAAYRGIAEAVAGVAKVAQANSVAVCLASSDGISEELKINAASAIASGTILGVYEDNRFRSDSKKPLLKTVDVIGFGSGTVVDQKLKYATDVCSGVIFGKELVNAPANVLTPGALAEEASKIATLYSDVLTATILDAEQCKELKMGSYLGVAAASSNPPHFIHLCYKPPNGDVKRKLAIVGKGLTFDSGGYNIKTGPGCSIETMKVDMGGAAAAFGAAKALAQIKPPGVEVHFISAACENMISGTGMRPGDIVTASNGKTIEVNNTDAEGRLTLADALVYACNQGIDKVVDLATLTGACIVALGPSIAGFYSPSDDLAKEIVTASEVTGEKFWRMPLEESYWESMKSGVADMVNTGGRQGGSITAALFLKQFVNEKVQWLHIDMAGPVWNDKKRAATGFGVSTLVEWVMKNSS; translated from the exons ATTACATTCACCGTGAAGGAGATGGATTTTTCAGAATGGAAAGGAGATTTACTTGCTGTGGCTGTATCAGAAAAAGATACGAAGAAGGACTCAGATTCGAAATTTCAGAATGTATTCTTGAAAAGGCTTGATGACAAGATTGGTGGACTTTTGGCAGAAGCTGTTACAGAGGAGGATTTCACTGGGAAAGCTGGCCAGTCTACATTTCTCAGGCTACCTGGGCTGGGTTTTAAAAGGCTAGGATTAGTTGGGCTTGGATCTTCCTCATCCACAGCAGCTGCATACCGAGGCATTGCGGAAGCTGTTGCAGGAGTTGCAAAGGTTGCCCAAGCAAATAGTGTGGCTGTTTGTCTTGCATCCTCGGATGGGATATCAGAAGAATTGAAAATAAATGCTGCTTCAGCGATTGCATCTG GAACTATACTAGGAGTATATGAAGACAACAGGTTTAGGTCAGATTCCAAAAAGCCACTGCTTAAAACAGTGGACGTCATTGGTTTTGGTTCAGGAACAGTGGTGGACCAGAAACTCAAGTATGCAACTGATGTCTGCTCTGGAGTGATTTTTGGAAAAGAGCTTGTAAATGCACCAGCAAATGTGCTTACACCTG GTGCACTGGCAGAAGAAGCTTCAAAAATAGCTACATTATACAGTGATGTTCTTACTGCAACGATATTAGATGCAGAACAGTGCAAAGAGTTGAAGATGGGATCATATTTAGGTGTTGCAGCTGCTTCTTCAAACCCCCCACATTTCATCCACTTATGCTATAAACCTCCTAATGGTGATGTGAAGAGAAAATTGGCAATTGTTGGGAAGGGTTTAACATTTGACAG TGGTGGTTACAACATAAAGACTGGCCCTGGATGTTCAATCGAGACCATGAAAGTTGATATGGGAGGTGCTGCAGCCGCTTTTGGTGCAGCAAAAGCCTTAGCCCAAATTAAACCTCCAGGGGTAGAA GTTCATTTCATATCTGCTGCTTGTGAAAATATGATCAGTGGCACAGGCATGAGACCAGGTGATATAGTCACTGCTTCTAATGGGAAAACCATTGAG GTCAATAACACTGATGCAGAGGGAAGGCTTACGCTTGCAGATGCTTTGGTTTATGCTTGTAACCAAGGCATTGATAAG GTGGTTGATCTGGCAACACTTACTGGCGCTTGTATAGTTGCCCTTGGGCCCAGCATTGCAG GGTTTTATTCCCCTAGTGATGATCTAGCCAAGGAGATTGTCACAGCTTCTGAGGTTACAGGAGAGAAGTTTTGGAGGATGCCTCTGGAAGAAAGCTACTGGGAGTCGATGAAATCAGGTGTTGCTGATATGGTGAACACTGGAGGCCGTCAAGGTGGATCTATTACAGCTGCTCTCTTCCTGAAACAG TTTGTCAATGAGAAGGTCCAATGGCTTCATATCGACATGGCTGGACCTGTGTGGAACGACAAGAAACGTGCTGCGACTGGATTTGGTGTCTCTACTTTGGTCGAATGGGTTATGAAGAACTCCTCCTAA
- the LOC135617587 gene encoding uncharacterized protein LOC135617587 gives MEVRMTKKMRKITKETSPSTSCSSFGDYARQRFKHKSLLQDYMELLKETEAKKKKLQETRLKKLQLLAEVRFLQRKYKTLSENPSQGIPFRLKKQSHRVPFPSPSIYIALSMSSLVPNEVPTKGKQSMESSSVNPLRFKKQSHRNLCSSLCVAQSMDVSIPREVPSQDKKYRVLEAVNTSTSPRFDKNQVSLMNGEEMELQLKQDILKMGKLKRCSMNGGGSNDLKLAMCRDVGNNSNRVSKRKISWQDQVALEV, from the exons ATGGAGGTCAGGATGACGAAGAAGATGAGAAAGATTACCAAGGAAACATCTCCATCGACTTCTTGTTCCTCCTTTGGGGATTATGCCAGGCAAAGATTCAAACACAAATCCCTCTTGCAAGATTACATGGAGCTGCTTAAG GAAACGGaagcaaagaagaagaaactACAAGAGACAAGACTAAAGAAACTGCAGCTCCTGGCTGAAGTCAG ATTCTTGCAAAGAAAATACAAGACATTATCAGAAAATCCATCTCAGGGAATCCCATTTAGATTAAAGAAGCAATCTCATCGAGTCCCATTCCCGTCCCCATCCATCTACATCGCTCTGTCAATGAGTTCGCTTGTTCCAAATGAAGTACCTACTAAGGGAAAGCAATCGATGGAGTCTTCATCGGTAAATCCACTTCGATTTAAGAAGCAATCTCACAGAAACTTGTGCTCATCCCTTTGTGTTGCACAATCGATGGATGTTTCCATTCCAAGGGAAGTGCCTTCTCAAGATAAGAAATATCGAGTGTTGGAAGCTGTGAATACAAGCACTTCTCCACGGTTTGATAAGAATCAAGTCTCTTTAATG AATGGGGAAGAAATGGAGCTTCAATTGAAGCAGGATATTCTGAAAATGGGAAAATTGAAAAGATGTTCAATGAATGGAGGAGGCTCAAATGATTTAAAGTTAGCCATGTGTAGAGATGTTGGAAATAACTCAAACAGGGTTTCTAAGAGGAAAATTTCATGGCAAGACCAGGTAGCTTTGGAGGTTTAG